Sequence from the Clupea harengus chromosome 20, Ch_v2.0.2, whole genome shotgun sequence genome:
ACGATCCCGAATGCCTGGCTAacctgacacaccacacacacagtttaaagcATACCAAGAcacctcaaggtacacacacacacgcagtataCACCATCAAATTTTACACAGCAAGCCAGCTCCTATCTATTTAATGGGTGatatttgtgcacacacacacacgcacgcacacacgcacacgcacgacATTACCGAGATGGAGCAAGCTTCTTTTGTGGTGTTGTAGAAGTTGCAGACACCATCTTTACAGCAATTGTCATTCAGGTCACGCCAGAGACTACATcaggacagagacacatacatgaTTAACAAAGACCACCCAAGAGCACCAAACGGCATCAGCAAGAGCAGCAGAGGGTCTCTTACTCCTCTCCGAACAGGCCGTGGTAGTAGCCAAAGTAGATGAGCGACTGGTCATTCAGGGCAAAACTACTGATGCCGTTCCCCACAGCAAAGCCCTGCAAGGGAGCACACAGCACTTAGAACACAGACTTCAcactcaaataaataaataaaatataaatatatatatgtagataatataagtgtgtgtgtgtgtgtgttgggggataGTATAGACCCAACCCTCAAGTTGAGCTTGTTGGTGGCCCCTGCTGCGACTCGCAGACTCAGGGTGGGAGCGTAGATTCCTCCATAACTCTCTCCAAATATGAACAAGTCATTCTGAGTGAAGTTGGGGAACTTGGTGAAGAAACTCTGCAGCGCCAAATAGTTATCATCCGCAACCTGAGGACGGCACACAGCATTTAAAGATCTACACTGAGGACGGCACACAGCATTTAAAGATCTACATTGAGGACGGCACACAGCATTTAAAGATCTACATTGAGGACGGCACACAGCATTTAAAGATCTACATTGAGGACGGCACACAGCATTTAAAGATCTACATTGAGGATGGCACACAGGGCACAATCTGGACTATCCAGTGTTGAGGGCTACAAACTGAGACTATCAAACTCGTTTAGAGACTGTGTTAGAATCCATCAGTGCGTCAgctagcatgtgtgtatgcacgtgcgTATGTCACCTGGTCATCGTTGGTCTCGTACTTCTGGTCATCGGAGTACGAGAAGCCCACCCCTGCTGGTGACTCCAGGTACAGCATGTTGGCCACCAGATTCCAGCTGTAGGGGTTCTCATACAGCGTGGCCCCATCGTcattcacctacacacacacacagagaaccctTCTTGTTAACAACATGCAGACCAGTATTGAGGAAGTACTGAGAGGCTAAACAGTTAGGTCAGAGTCTGAAGATACAGGGGTGCTTAAACTCCCAATAATCCAGAACCAGTGTATatggctgcacacacaaacacacacagaccagtccaAGGGGACCTCAGATACTGATCTGATGTGGATCTTATAGCCTCTGCAGTGGGATGAGTGGTAGTCTGAAGACACATTAATTcagtgtgtgcgttagtgtgagagtgtgtataccCACATGGAAAGGACCGTTCTCAGACAGAAATCCATCCAATGAGCTGCAACCAGGTCCGCCATTGAGCCAGAGGACGACTGGGTCTTTCAGAGGGTTTCCCTGAGAAGTTAcaaacctaaacacacacacacacacacacacacacacacacacacacacacacacacacacacacacacacacacacacacacacacacacacacacacacacacacacacttgaaagaCCTGACATCAGCAGTTCCAGAAGATCTCTGGTTGCATGTCAGCTGACAAAAGCCATAAATTAAACTGTTTGTGAACTACAGTGTGTAGGTACGAGATTgcgtaatatgtgtgtgtgtgtgtgtgtgtgtgtgtgtgttttgcttagAGCAGGTGGCGTGCATCACTGAAGACCCTGCAGTCCCCCCTGACCTGCGACTCAACCTCGCTAACGGGCAAGTGGCCGCCTGCGCAGTTCCGTGGCACTAGTGACTAACGGTGTTAAATTATATATCTGACACGATGTAACTGTGGAACATTCAATCTGCGTGATTTAACATTTTTGAGCAATAACTCTGAAGTTCTCGTAACCAACTACCTGCACATACTATCGCTTCCATGAGGAAGTGCATGCTAGGCAATGCAGCCATCAGAGTTGGATCATCGCAGTTCGATCAGAAACTCACCAGTAGTGAAGGAACTTCCCCGGACTGGCCTTCAGGTAACCGGACCACTGTCGGTAGTTAGGCTTGAACTTCATGCCGGGGAGCTCACCGACTTCATCCGGAGCATACAGTGCCCGGGCGGCGCACACGAATACCGCGAGCAAACACAGCAAGCTACACTGACACATACCGACCTGGTCCCGCGCAGAGTGGCTAACACAGTCGGTGGATAACGGGAGCCAAACAACCTACGGAGCAAACAGCTTCCTTGCTGCGACCGTCGGATGCCGTGGAAATGCTTGTTCTCCAGCAGCTGAAGTGCAAGGGAAGTCATATGACTTGTATCATCGGTCATGTGATCACACGCCTGGCTCTTGTTTATTATAATTACCTGACTACCAAGAAGCGAGCTATATGGGTACAGAGTCCAAGACtgtttaaaatgaaatgaaatggcgAGTAGAGTTAAAAGATGTTCCTGTAGGCTACTGCATTGGATGTGTTTCAAAGCATTAAGAAGCTTAGCCGCTATACACAGAGCAGACTAGTAGAAGGGGGCGTGTTCCGCAGGACAGGAGCCTCAGTAAAATGTTGCAGAGAAGTTTTACTTCCTAATGAGAGAggtgactaaatgactaaatgtaaatgtagaggtGGTTAATGGATCAGACGGCTGGTGTAAGGAGTCAAAGTTGATATGCATTTACAGTTTTCACCATGTGTCAAGTAACTATGTTCCGTATTTAATGGCTAAGAGGACAAGGCAGGAAACTGTCACTTCATGTGTgttccatttcatttttttttcacgatACTGAAGTATTGACTGAGTAATTtgatcacacagcacacacaaatccGGCAGCTCACAACAGCCCTATAGTTTAACATTCAATCTTATTAAGAAATGAGATAAACCACTGGTTTATTCcttcaattaaattaaacataAGGAAAGCAGAATGAATGACAACCCTGCACACACGActaacattgggcctcattctcgaacattttctgaagtttcttctgaaatgtttcttatgGACTACGgaaaaccaacgtaagaaaaacatatccgccagattcatgaacgcctgaaaatgtgttcttacgcagcagaagtgttctgagctgtgctcccctgGACGAGGTTTCtgaaattgaaagcgcgttctcgtgcacctagataaacgccccgccagctccttataagggcacgcaaccgtagtgacttgtgcagtcggaatcggccgaatctacacgaaagcaactcataagcgagtcatgtcaaagcggaaagcgagcaccggtcgagtaaacgcagatctaacttcaccggtgcagaggtggaggtactgttgcaggatgtagatgtgtccattctattccacaatggctatatcaacgcgattgagttaagtgcttatttatttattcacttacatttgcagtgttcgtgtagtccttttatttattttagtacatcacgatgcctcgtagaatcatgactataaatgtgaaacgtaattgttaatgatataaatattctcatatttaaatccaaggatgtctgtagagttgatgtgaacgcaatcaccaacgatttctcacaaattcagcccttaacacttctaTCACGGAGCGGGCCAGTggggcatcttgtggttttttgaggaatcgcatttgagaaaactctggccaatttacgactgctatttcgcgttctgaaagtcttctgaagttcggaacaaatcccagatgagaaaactttcatgaaagCTACATTTGTTCATAAATtcaccggaagtggagttcagaagaaattccttcttaaattcttctcaactgcattcgagaatgaggcccattcaTCTTAAGACAACAGGAGCATCGCAGCCTCCCTTCATGCCATTTTCACTGCACTGCAACTGCATGCTATGGACACCAGGGGGCGCCCTCAGGTCAAGATAGTAGTTTTTGTccaagaaaaataaagaattatTTCATACCTGCAGCTGTGGTGTTAAAGGGTAATATATATAGgtgatgtatatgtatatatatatataagtgcagtgttatcacacacacacgcaaatacatgTGTATGCATAGAGTGCACCGAGTATACACCAGATtcagatccacacacatgcacacgcaacacacagaacacaagcatacctgtacacacatacacacagaacacaagcatacctgtacacacacacacacacacacacacacacacacacacacacacagagaacacaaggGCATTCCATGAGTATTTAAACTTGTCAAGACTGACAAGACTGTCTGTCCAACACAGCCTCAGCCACAGCCTCACTTCACATCAAACTTGGCTGAACTCTCTTATTTacgtctctctcctccctcctttctttaacacacaccctctctctctctctctctctctctctctctctctctctctctctgggtcatcGTCTTGTATGCTTTAGCTAAATCAGTATTACCTCTGCAGAgcaatctgtcacacacacacatgatgattGGAGGTCTGAttcttgtgtgtctgagtctctctctgctcttcttccTGATGGTGGGTTGGCGACCCAGAGGATTCCCCCCCGGACCCACACCTCTGCCACTGATTGGCAACCTCCTGCAGCTCGACCCCAAAACCCCCCTGAAGGACTTGCAcaaggtaggacacacacacacacacacacatactgacacacacacacacacacacatactgacgcAAATCCATATGCACATTAATGtgcgcacacagatgcacacccacaaaaaacatacactcactcacacacacacacacacacacgcacacacacacgcacacacttacagttcTGCAAGGAACTACATGCAAGTAGAAACCTGTTTTGAAATCAGAGAcactcacagataaacacacacacaattagatactcacagacaaagaacacacacacgcacaacacagatgatcacacacacacacacacatacaacacatacatacaaaccatATGAGACATATACAGCTTTGCCTTTGGAAATGCCTTATTGCATTTCGGATGTTAACACAGACAAATTACATGAAAAAGTCACTCAGCAGtctgtaaacacagacacacacacacacacacacacacacacacacacacacacacacacacacacagactcagcagTCTGTAAACACAAGGTGTTGCATTGGGTGGATGCTAATATAGCTGTTTTCTGACTAGCATGTTGTCTTGTGGTTGTTGGGATTTTGTTGTATTctgattagcattagcatgtagTAGCATGTCTGATGCGATAGTACAGAACATGCCTCAGTCCAATGGTCAGTGTCGGTCAGTAATGATTGACAGGTGATGGAGTTACCATGTTTACCCAACCTGCGCCGACCGCAAGACAAGTGGGTCAGATGTCACAGATGACCTCACGATGACCTTAGGTTGAGCTGACAGACAGAAGTTGATCAGACAGCCATATATCTCTGTCCTCAGTCCTGAACTATACTATACCATAGActttattcagagagagaaattattCATGTCTGCATTTAAaatatgtgtctgtggtctTTAGAAAGACAAGTCATGTCGTACAATTCAGGTGGCAGCTCTGGGCCATTATAGGGGCGAGGCCAGATACTGCACCCCACTCCTCCTTATATTAGGAGCAAAGTCAGTGTGTCCAAGGAATGTCATTTAAAATCAGACCAGCAGGGGTCAGTGTTTGATTATCTGCAATACTGTAAACTCTGGTATACGCTCACTGCCTTGGAAACTACATTATATGGTGTCAAGGGGGgaatgaaagtgtgtttttagtaccgtttttttctgtgtattcGATTCATCTgtaatggtgtatgtgtgtgtgaacatatgtgttttgtatgtgattgtgtgtgtgagcatctgtgttttgtctgtgagtgtgtttgtatgtgtatgtgtgtgtgatcatctgtgttgtgtgtgtctgtgttctttgtctgtgagtatctgagtgtgcgtgtgtttatctttgagtgtctctgatgtgtgtgtgtgtgtatgtgtgtgtgtatgtgtgtgtgtatctgtgagtgtctctgatgtgtgtgtgtgtgtgtgtgtgtgtgtgtgtgtgtgtgtgtgtgtgtgtgtgtgtagctggcgTAGCGGTACGGTCCTGTGTTCAGTCTGTATATAGGCACTACTCCAGCAGTGGtgctgactgtgtgtctctgatgtgtgtgtgtgtgtgtgtgtgtgtgtgtatatgtgtgtgtgtgtgtgtgtgtgtgtgtgtgtgtgtgtgtgtgtgtgtgtgtagctggcgCAGCGGTACGGTCCTGTGTTCAGTCTGTATATAGGCACTACTCCAGCAGTGGtgctgactggccagcaggCGCTGAGAGAAGCTCTGGTCAGCAAAGCAGTAGAGTTCACTGGACGACCCAATAATATCATGATGAGCCATATGACTGGAGGGAAAGgtaacgctcacacacacacacacacacacgcacgtacgcacacacacacacacacacacacacacacacacacacatcagagacactcacagatagcacgcacgcacgcacgcacgcactgacacacacacacacacacacacacacacacacacacacacacacacacacacatgatcagcCATGTGCCTGTGCCTGAGGGGAAAGGTAAGATGTAACAGAGAACTATTCGGatcatatgtgtgcatgtgtatgtgtgcgtacatttgtgtgtgtgtgtgtgtgtgtgtgtgtgtaggggtgatTCTGGCTGATGTCGGCCCTAGCTGGCGAGAGCACCGGCGCTTTGCTCTGTCCACTCTGAGGAACTTTGGTCTGGGCAAACGCAGCATGGAGCAGCGCATCCTAGAGGAGCTCACACACGTCTGTGCCTTATTAGAGAAgagtgcaggtacacacacacacacacatgcacgcacgcacacacacacacacacacacgtctgtgccttattagagaagagtgcaggtacacacacacacacacatgcacgcacgcacacacacacacacgtctgtgccttattagagaagagtgcaggtacacacacacacgcacgcacacacacacacacacacgcacgcacgcacacacacgtctgtgccttattagagaagagtgcaggtacacacacacacacacacacatgcacgcacgcacacacacacgcacgtctgTGCCTTATTAGAGAAgagtgcaggtacacacacacacacacacacatgcacgcacgcacacacacgtctgtgccttattagagaagagtgcaggtacacacacatacacacatgcacgcacgcacacacacacgcacgtctgTGCCTTATTAGAGAAGAgtgcaggtacacacatacacacatgcacgcacgcacacacacacacacgtatgtgccTTATTAGAGAAgagtgcaggtacacacacacacacacatgcacgcacgcacacacacacacacgtctgtgccttattagagaagagtgcaggtacacacacacacgcacgcacacacacacacacacgcacgcacgcacgcacacacgtctGTGCCTTATTAGAGAAGAgttcaggtacacacacacacacgcacgcacacacacacacacgcacgcacacacgtctgtgccttattagagaagagtgcaggtacacacacacacgcacgcacacacacacacacacgcacgcacgcacgcacacgcgtcTGTGCCTTATTAGAGAAgagtgcaggtacacacacacacacacacatgcatgcacgcacgcacacacgtctGTGCTTTAGTAgagcacttttttatttcttatgtaaattcgtttttatttattgttacactaggtctctattgctcgtagcttgattgttctctcctttgaataaatgtcaatgtaaatgcaatgtaaaggtacatacacacacacacacacgtctgcgcTTTACTGGAGAAgagtgcaggtacacacacacacacacacacacacacacacacacatgtgtttgcattttaCGACATTACAAGTCACTTTGGattaaaacattaaatgaaAGTTAATTTAAGACCCAATAgattatctctccctccctctcctccctctctctctccctctctctctctgtctctctctctctctctctctctctccctctctctctctctctctctcaggtggctCCATAGACCCTCAGCATCTTTTCCACCATGCAGCGTCTAACATAATCTGCTCAATCATCTTTGGCTCCCGCTTCGACTACGATGATGTCTACTTCCAGACCCTCATCTCCATGATGGAGGAGATCAACAAGCTGGCCATCGGGCCCTgggcaatggtgtgtgtgtgtgtttgactctaagtgggtatgtttatatgtgtgtgtgtgtgtgtacacgtgtgtgacTCTAAGTgggtatgtttatatatgtgtgtgtgggggtgggggggggtgtgtgtgtatgggagcctggccttacgAGGTAGAATAGTGGATGCACAAATTGGAATAGAGCAGACAGAAACGGTGCGGTGAAAACAActtagaagggggggggggggtaggaccGCCAATCCAACACTACACCTCTTGGTTGCCTTTGTCTGGCTGTTCTTAGCCATGTGTTGCACTGTTCACCGGCTCTAAATGGGAattttgatatgtgtgtgtgtgtgtggctctaaatgagtatgtttatatgtgtgtgtgtgactctagtatgtttgtatatatatatacataatatatatatatatatatatactgtatatgtgtgactCTAAGTgggtatgtttgtatatatatatgtgtgtgtgtgtatgtgtgtgtgactctaagtgggtatgtttgtatatatatgtgtgtgtgtgtgtgtgtgtgtgtttgtgtgtcagctctATGACATCGCCCCAGTGCTGCGGGTCCTGCCTCTACCCTTCAGGAAGGTCTTCAGGAACTACCAGCTGCTGAGGGAGCACGTGCAGACAGTCAtcactcaacacaaacacacacacacacacacaccggccccCAGAGATCTGATAGACTGCTACCTGCAGGAGATACACAAGgtgggtctctctccctctgtgtgtgtgtgtgtgtgtgtgtgtgtgtgtttatatttatgtgACATCACATCACCCACgtgttgtgtctttgtctgtgtgtgtgtgtgtgtgtgtgtgtgagagagagagagagagagttaaacagAAACAAAGATATGTGTTTGAATGAGAGTATGTGTTCAGGTCATTacatgcgtatgtgtatgtttacatgGGTGagattatgtctgtgtgtgtttttgtatacatgtgtgtgtgtgtgtgtgtgtgtgtgtgtttgtgtgtgtgtttatccttcAGAGGGCAGGTGACGGCTCGTCGTTTGATGACTCCCACATGGAGAGTTTGCTCCTTGACCTGTTCGTTGCTGGAACAGACACAACCTCCAACACACTGCGCTCTGCATGTCTCTatctgatgacacacacacacatacaaggtaagacacacacacacgcacacacacatgtgcgcgcacacacacacacacacacactcactcacatattcgTTGCTGGAACAGACACAACCTCCAACACACTGCGCTCTGCATATCTTTATCTAATGATAcacatcacgtgtgtgtgtgcgtgtatgtatgtgtgggtgggtatgtatggtacatgcatgtgtgtggtgtgtg
This genomic interval carries:
- the LOC105907219 gene encoding cytochrome P450 2F2-like; this translates as MMIGGLILVCLSLSLLFFLMVGWRPRGFPPGPTPLPLIGNLLQLDPKTPLKDLHKLAQRYGPVFSLYIGTTPAVVLTGQQALREALVSKAVEFTGRPNNIMMSHMTGGKGVILADVGPSWREHRRFALSTLRNFGLGKRSMEQRILEELTHVCALLEKSAGGSIDPQHLFHHAASNIICSIIFGSRFDYDDVYFQTLISMMEEINKLAIGPWAMLYDIAPVLRVLPLPFRKVFRNYQLLREHVQTVITQHKHTHTHTPAPRDLIDCYLQEIHKRAGDGSSFDDSHMESLLLDLFVAGTDTTSNTLRSACLYLMTHTHIQERCHQEIDSVLGSRECVSFDDRHSMPYVQAVLHESQRVADVVPLSVFHTTTAHTQLHGYSIPKGTMVIPNLSSALSEEGQWKSPREFNPHNFLNEHGEFFKPDAFLPFSAGSRVCLGESLARMELFLILVTLLRRFQLVWPEEEGVPDYELIFGATQSPKPYRMGVRIRNHTGI
- the si:ch211-122f10.4 gene encoding cathepsin A-like, whose amino-acid sequence is MCQCSLLCLLAVFVCAARALYAPDEVGELPGMKFKPNYRQWSGYLKASPGKFLHYWFVTSQGNPLKDPVVLWLNGGPGCSSLDGFLSENGPFHVNDDGATLYENPYSWNLVANMLYLESPAGVGFSYSDDQKYETNDDQVADDNYLALQSFFTKFPNFTQNDLFIFGESYGGIYAPTLSLRVAAGATNKLNLRGFAVGNGISSFALNDQSLIYFGYYHGLFGEDLWRDLNDNCCKDGVCNFYNTTKEACSISVSQAFGIVYESGLNEYALYLDCAGGARSQTAYGRTMSHLFKTYRKHWQANNLLSSPPTLGEVPPCINSTAQMNWLNRADVRKALHIPDTLPAWDICSNLVGEQYQTLYSTVKDVYEKLLSLGLRALVYNGDTDMACNFLGDQWFVEQLGYKSTVPYQHWVCDDQIAGFFQKFGNITFLTIKGAGHMVPQWAPSPALSMLKNFLQDGPY